Proteins encoded within one genomic window of Polypterus senegalus isolate Bchr_013 chromosome 6, ASM1683550v1, whole genome shotgun sequence:
- the LOC120531174 gene encoding thioredoxin domain-containing protein 6-like has product MFFFFTLNRLFVMAGQKKEMVFQVPLTNQEQWDEMLSHKGVNVIDVYQQWCGLCKAAVGFFGKIKNDLGDDLLHFATV; this is encoded by the exons atgttttttttttttaccttaaacaGGCTTTTCGTTATGGCtggacaaaagaaagaaatggtaTTTCAG GTTCCTCTTACAAATCAAGAGCAATGGGATGAGATGCTTTCTCATAAAGGAGTAAATG TCATTGATGTGTATCAGCAATGGTGTGGTCTTTGTAAAGCTGCTGTTGGCTTCTTcgggaaaataaaaaatgacctgGGAGATGATCTTTTACATTTTGCTACGGTATGA